A single window of Colletes latitarsis isolate SP2378_abdomen chromosome 11, iyColLati1, whole genome shotgun sequence DNA harbors:
- the LOC143348351 gene encoding otoferlin has translation MGPRRLRPSPYQICITILEARHLPQNANPLVVVRVGNRKRKTVVRERTDAPIYNEYFVFDLVCNLDELLGTKIMIAVYLKSSLRLKFYGSTSFEVALVWEQPDRQYYHKWAMLTNPKDLAAGPRGYVKCNIAINVKGEKLKVYPETEGEDDIEGNLLLPVGGEYLPFRQRARYVFAIYRADGLPDMSSVCTKSDFENINPYVQISFAGMKGSTSEAWQTYGPRFNEKITFKEMFPSLCQRVRIAIKHRVNSCRTCMVASYILDMSKISNSGEYGFLPTFGPSFLHFYGSSLAERNSCFGKCFSALPIYRGRVLLSLKTEMDDPEASSRISTETEHAAPIIEERLWTTEEYYLVAVLYDVSLIDRRKFLTKSISFEVSIGNAGNRQFPHSQCFEDINDENRMLERRPEFESGTASRLTGSLDGKYNYLPLGSRKPCLYVKSWWPNLEWRMHNSNSLAFMADFLEQKLEKLDGLVALEDPEAYKLYNETILELKGRCIRYLHTLDTGEYDDKGGTTKLDRHRVYLCRYVIEDILKRIKINGELPNNRYTKIAMVHAYQYLCKVKKLREDPQHGLPDVFVWMMAGSKRVACTRLSAEEIIYSEEEAERGRTCGQKVDVFLRHPRDDNEADYAACKLELFLWLGNAEYVGACWSSIPPGYQVDHEKTVDSFPKYIEYTRSTAFQLRAHIFQGRFDPGMDASGLLDPLVRVGFHGYTATTRVIKQTLDPFWDQTLILPPRTIHGTKEYIKLHPPNVTLQVFDQDICGTKEFCGRCTAIPLVKLAVETYSPPDFPPKLEWYKFKSQRDCSGSVLAAFELIEVKDDEEVDRPMSVSEQDIVYNIPVDIRPKMASYKLEIIFWGVRDMKKMNYLPVLKPRIIIECAGVDVKSEVMENAKKFSNFEEPHIIVELDMPVLSIYYPSVTIKAYDSRGFGCFKYVGICIVPSVYVFLEQLITEEDYDAQIHETKSILKSPWTKKRSATILSLPIDYDPSKDENRELIPYKKMAGKDLSSRIRRVLWSVKKLFALFLGRKRRKKESTRLEEDGDESLDWWSKYFASMEEEKSKLLESQAPEGRKLVATFKVYDGELELQPEFAGFQDRLRSFELWRGRKAENPDYDSDNYVGKFKGRICVYRWPHPDNLPCKTRTGRNAVNGLCDDYPSPESVRLFVRLYVVKGINLQPNDPLSGKSDPYLYVRLGKTYINDRKNFIPNQLNPTFGRLFEIEATFPKDHTMIVQVWDYDAASGDDLIGETKIDLENRFYSGHRATCGISKSYNADGYNYWRDREKPTMILDNLCKRNNLPSPEYGEDGVKIGRKNFRFLDVLAKDEPDREECMALNVLHQWQDFPICGCALVPEHIERRPLFNAAKPGLEQGKLELWIDMFQCGELPPKPAVDIKPMVPEEYEIRVIVWNTENVPLVESQFLTGEKCSDIYVKGWILYDDYQKTDVHYNSLNGEGNFNWRFIFRVTYSKGERVMIVRRKVSVLDRSETEDKLPCKLHLQVWDSDHFSPDDFLGALTLDLSRMPRGSGNSKNCTLKILDPSLPTTDLFKVMRIKAWWPFRQSIGTADYVQAGKVELEMSILSAEEADEQPAGKGRDPPQELPPPNRPDTSFSWFRNPWKAFRFVVCRYYKWRIVCFFVCLLLILLIGCGIYAFPGYFVKRLLGA, from the exons ATGGGTCCAAGAAGGTTGCGACCAAGTCCTTATCAAATTTGCATAACGATCCTGGAAGCTAGGCATTTACCTCAAAATGCGAACCCACTGGTCGTGGTCAGAGTTGGTAACCGGAAGAGGAAAACCGTGGTTCGCGAAAGAACCGACGCACCAATTTACAACGAA TACTTCGTATTCGACCTGGTCTGCAACTTGGACGAACTGTTGGGCACCAAAATCATGATAGCTGTATATTTGAAAAGTTCCCTGCGCCTGAAATTTTACGGAAGCACGAGTTTCGAAGTAGCCCTCGTGTgggagcaaccag ATCGTCAATATTATCATAAGTGGGCAATGTTGACGAACCCCAAGGACCTCGCTGCAGGACCCAGGGGATACGTCAAATGCAATATCGCGATTAATGTAAAAGGGGAGAAACTGAAAGTGTACCCGGAGACGGAGGGGGAGGACGACATCGAAGg GAACCTTTTGCTGCCCGTGGGCGGCGAGTACCTGCCGTTTAGGCAACGCGCGCGCTACGTTTTTGCGATTTATCGGGCCGACGGGCTGCCAGACATGAGCAGCGTGTGCACGAAAAGCGATTTCGAAAATATCAACCCGTACGTGCAGATATCGTTCGCTGGAATGAAA GGATCGACCAGCGAAGCGTGGCAAACGTACGGGCCAAGATTTAACGAGAAAATTACGTTCAAGGAAATGTTTCCGTCCCTCTGCCAACGCGTTAGGATCGCCATAAAGCACCGTGTTAACAGTTGTAGAACGTGCATGGTGGCCTCCTACATTCTTGATATGAGCAAGATATCAAACTCCGGAGAATATG gtttcctgcccactttcggACCGTCGTTTCTCCACTTTTACGGCTCCAGCCTCGCAGAAAGGAACAGCTGTTTCGGCAAGTGCTTCTCGGCCCTCCCCATCTATCGCGGACGAGTCCTTCTCTCCTTAAAAACGGAAATGGATGACCCAGAAGCATCCTCCAGAATCAGCACAGAAACAGAGCACGCGGCTCCTATCATCGAG GAACGCTTGTGGACGACGGAAGAATACTACTTGGTTGCTGTGCTCTACGACGTGAGTTTGATCGATCGACGAAAATTTTTGACGAAATCGATAAGCTTCGAGGTTAGCATTGGGAACGCCGGCAACAGACAATTCCCGCACAGCCAGTGCTTCGAGGACATCAACGACG AAAACCGGATGCTGGAGCGGAGACCGGAATTCGAGAGCGGTACCGCGTCGCGTCTGACCGGATCGCTGGATGGCAAATATAATTATCTGCCACTTGGCTCGAGAAAACCGTGCTTGTACGTCAAGTCCTGGTGGCCCAACCTCGAGTGGAGGATGCACAATAGCAACAGTCTGGCTTTTATGGCTGACTTCCTC GAGCAGAAGTTGGAGAAACTGGACGGCCTGGTCGCGTTGGAAGACCCGGAGGCTTACAAACTGTACAACGAAACGATCCTAGAGCTGAAGGGTCGCTGCATCCGTTATTTGCATACGTTGGACACGGGGGAGTACGACGACAAGGGCGGCACCACGAAGCTCGATCGCCATCGCGTGTATCTCTGCCGCTACGTCATCGAGGATATCCTGAAGAGGATCAAGATCAACGGGGAACTTCCCAACAACCGCTATACGAAGATCGCGATGGTTCACGCGTACCAATACCTTTGCAAAGTCAAGAAATTACGGGAAGAC CCCCAGCACGGACTTCCGGACGTTTTCGTCTGGATGATGGCCGGCTCGAAGCGCGTGGCGTGCACGCGATTGTCAGCGGAGGAAATAATTTACTCAGAAGAAGAGGCGGAGAGGGGCAGAACGTGCGGCCAGAAGGTGGACGTCTTCCTGAGGCATCCACGGGACGATAACGAAGCTGATTACGCGGCCTGCAAGCTGGAACTCTTCCTCTGGCTGGGGAACGCGGAGTACGTGGGTGCGTGTTGGTCCTCCATTCCTCCTGGATACCAAGTGGACCATGAAAAGACCGTCGACTCGTTCCCGAAATACATCGAGTACACTCGGTCCACG GCATTCCAATTACGTGCTCATATATTCCAAGGTCGCTTTGATCCTGGGATGGATGCATCCGGCTTATTGGATCCGCTCGTACGTGTTGGGTTTCATGGTTACACGGCTACGACCAGa GTGATCAAGCAGACACTCGATCCGTTTTGGGATCAAACCCTGATCCTGCCGCCGAGAACCATCCACGGCACGAAAGAGTACATAAAACTCCACCCACCCAACGTGACTTTGCAAGTCTTCGACCAAGACATATGC GGCACCAAGGAGTTCTGCGGAAGATGCACGGCGATTCCATTAGTTAAACTCGCGGTGGAAACTTACTCGCCGCCTGATTTCCCTCCGAAACTTGAGTGGTACAAATTTAAATCGCAGAGGGATTGCAGCGGTTCGGTCCTCGCTGCTTTCGAGCTCATAGAGGTGA AAGACGACGAAGAAGTGGACAGGCCAATGAGTGTTTCGGAACAGGACATCGTATACAACATACCGGTAGACATCAGGCCGAAAATGGCAAGTTACAAGCTCGAAATTATATTTTGGGGCGTACGGGACATGAAGAAGATGAATTACCTGCCGGTGCTTAAACCTCGGATTATAATAGAGTGCGCCGGGGTCGACGTCAAGTCAGAGGTAATGGAGAACGCCAAGAAATTCAGCAACTTCGAGGAGCCTCACATCATCGTCGAATTG GATATGCCGGTGCTTAGTATCTACTATCCCTCCGTCACAATAAAAGCTTACGATTCGCGAGGGTTTGGCTGTTTCAAGTACGTCGGGATTTGCATCGTTCCGAGCGTTTACGTCTTTCTGGAGCAACTAATAACCGAAGAGGATTACGATGCGCAGATACACGAGACGAAATCGATTCTGAAATCTCCCTGGACGAAGAAACGATCCGCCACCATTT TGTCTTTGCCGATCGACTACGACCCGTCCAAGGACGAGAATAGAGAACTGATTCCGTACAAGAAAATGGCCGGAAAAGATTTGTCCTCGAGGATTCGGAGGGTCCTATGGTCCGTAAAGAAACTATTCGCGCTTTTCCTGGGAAGGAAGAGACGAAAAAAGGAAAGCACGCGCCTCGAGGAGGATGGGGACGAGTCGTTGGATTGGTGGAGTAAATATTTCGCTTCCATGGAG GAGGAAAAGAGCAAACTGTTAGAGAGCCAAGCTCCCGAAGGTCGCAAACTCGTCGCGACGTTCAAG GTATACGACGGAGAATTGGAGTTGCAGCCGGAGTTCGCCGGGTTTCAGGATCGACTCAGATCGTTTGAGCTATGGAGGGGAAGGAAGGCTGAGAATCCAGATTACGACAGCGATAATTACGTCGGAAAATTCAAG GGGCGGATATGCGTGTATCGTTGGCCGCATCCGGACAACCTGCCATGCAAAACCAGAACCGGTCGAAACGCGGTTAATGGTTTGTGCGACGATTATCCATCTCCGGAGTCCGTGAGACTTTTCGTCAGACTTTACGTCGTGAAAG GCATCAATTTGCAGCCTAACGACCCCCTCAGCGGAAAGTCTGACCCTTATCTGTACGTCAGGCTTGGGAAAACGTACATCAACGACAGAAAGAATTTTATACCTAACCAGCTTAATCCGACGTTTGGTCG GCTCTTCGAGATAGAGGCCACGTTTCCCAAAGACCACACGATGATCGTGCAAGTGTGGGACTACGATGCCGCTTCCGGCGACGATCTGATAGGGGAAACGAAAATCGACTTGGAGAATCGATTCTACAGCGGACATCGCGCTACCTGCGGCATATCGAAGTCGTACAACGCCGACGGTTATAATTATTGGAGGGATCGCGAAAAACCGACGATGATACTCGATAACCTCTGCAAGAGGAACAATCTCCCGTCGCCGGAATACGGAGAAGATGGCGTGAAAATCGGACGAAAGAACTTCCGGTTCCTCGACGTCCTCGCGAAGGACGAGCCTG ACAGGGAAGAATGCATGGCGCTGAATGTGCTTCATCAATGGCAAGATTTTCCCATTTGTGGGTGTGCCCTGGTGCCCGAACACATCGAAAGAAGACCGCTTTTCAACGCTGCAAAGCCAGGCCTCGAGCAG GGTAAATTGGAACTTTGGATCGACATGTTCCAATGCGGAGAACTGCCTCCGAAACCGGCGGTAGACATCAAACCAATGGTACCGGAGGAATATGAAATTCGCGTGATCGTTTGGAACACCGAGAACGTGCCTCTCGTAGAAAGTCAATTTCTTACAGGGGAGAAGTGTTCCGACATTTACGTCAAAGG GTGGATTCTTTACGACGATTACCAGAAGACGGACGTTCATTACAATTCCCTGAACGGCGAGGGTAACTTCAACTGGAGATTTATATTCCGCGTCACGTATTCGAAGGGCGAGCGCGTTATGATCGTACGCAGAAAGGTATCTGTCCTTGACAGGAGCGAGACCGAGGACAAACTGCCCTGCAAATTGCATCTGCAAGTTTGGGATAGCGATCATTTCTCTCCGGACGATTTCCTCG GAGCTTTGACGTTGGATCTGAGCAGGATGCCGCGGGGAAGCGGGAATTCGAAAAATTGCACGCTGAAGATTCTGGATCCGAGTTTACCGACGACGGATCTCTTCAAAGTGATGAGGATTAAAGCATGGTGGCCCTTCCGACAGAGCATCGGAACTGCGGACTACGTTCAGGCG GGTAAAGTCGAGCTGGAAATGTCAATATTGTCGGCAGAGGAAGCTGACGAGCAGCCTGCAGGCAAAGGAAGAGACCCTCCTCAAGAACTTCCGCCACCCAA TCGACCGGATACTTCATTTTCCTGGTTCCGAAACCCGTGGAAAGCCTTCCGATTTGTGGTCTGTCGTTATTACAAATGGCGGATAGTCTGCTTCTTCGTTTGCCTGCTGCTGATCTTGCTAATCGGTTGCGGGATCTATGCTTTCCCTGGCTATTTCGTCAAACGTCTTTTAGGAGCATAA